A section of the Candidatus Moraniibacteriota bacterium genome encodes:
- the rpoD gene encoding RNA polymerase sigma factor RpoD, with amino-acid sequence MAKKPLKKKKPTPKKPASKKKSARKPAPKKPAKKRPVAKKTPRKVKKSAPKKKPVAKKQLSPKKSVAGKKPSRGELAQNAFDELISRGKQRGFVTEDEIIHILPDIEQDLDGLENLYEQLETSGIRIVGSEEMLKVHEEKEEVVEKGKKKDKMMDLGESDDASDLVQMYLKEIGRVTLLTGDEEVKLAKAIEKGDLVAKQRLTEANLRLVVSIAKKYVGRSHNLSLLDLIQEGNIGLFRAVEKFDYRKGFKFSTYATWWIRQAITRALADQSRTIRIPVHMVETINKYAQVTRRLVQELGREPLAEEIAAEMNLEVDKIRHIQKISQETVSLETSVGDNDDDSVLGDFIEDTETVMPHQMAARKLLRSHIGAILDELTPREQKILRIRFGLEDGVTHTLEEVGQEFGVTRERIRQIEAKALEKIREHDHLKKLRDY; translated from the coding sequence ATGGCCAAAAAACCGCTGAAAAAGAAGAAGCCGACGCCGAAGAAACCGGCTTCCAAGAAGAAGTCAGCCAGGAAACCGGCTCCGAAAAAGCCGGCCAAGAAGCGACCGGTTGCCAAGAAGACGCCGCGGAAGGTGAAAAAATCAGCCCCGAAAAAGAAGCCCGTTGCCAAGAAGCAGTTGTCTCCGAAGAAGTCTGTAGCAGGGAAGAAACCCTCACGTGGGGAGTTGGCCCAAAACGCTTTTGATGAACTGATCAGCCGTGGCAAGCAGCGCGGCTTTGTCACCGAAGACGAGATCATTCACATCCTCCCGGATATCGAGCAGGACCTCGATGGTCTCGAAAATCTCTATGAGCAGCTCGAGACTTCCGGCATTCGCATCGTCGGTTCCGAAGAAATGTTGAAGGTCCATGAAGAGAAAGAGGAAGTCGTTGAAAAGGGGAAGAAGAAAGACAAGATGATGGACTTGGGCGAGAGCGATGATGCCTCGGACTTGGTCCAGATGTATCTGAAGGAAATTGGCCGCGTGACCCTCCTCACGGGCGATGAAGAGGTGAAGCTCGCCAAGGCCATCGAGAAGGGTGACCTCGTCGCGAAACAGCGGCTGACCGAGGCCAATCTCCGACTCGTCGTTTCGATCGCCAAGAAGTATGTCGGCCGTTCGCACAATCTGTCACTTCTCGACCTCATTCAAGAGGGGAATATCGGCCTCTTCCGGGCGGTGGAGAAATTCGATTACCGCAAGGGGTTCAAGTTTTCGACGTATGCGACCTGGTGGATTCGCCAGGCGATCACTCGGGCTCTGGCCGACCAGTCCCGCACCATCCGCATCCCGGTCCACATGGTGGAGACGATCAATAAGTACGCCCAGGTGACCCGACGTCTCGTCCAGGAGCTCGGGCGTGAGCCGCTCGCCGAGGAAATCGCGGCTGAAATGAATCTGGAAGTCGACAAAATCCGCCATATTCAGAAGATCTCGCAGGAGACGGTCTCACTCGAGACGTCCGTCGGTGACAATGATGATGACTCCGTGCTTGGTGACTTTATCGAAGATACCGAGACCGTCATGCCGCACCAGATGGCGGCGCGTAAGCTCTTGCGCTCCCATATCGGAGCCATCCTCGACGAGCTCACCCCGCGCGAGCAGAAGATACTCCGGATCCGGTTTGGATTGGAAGATGGTGTCACCCACACGCTCGAGGAAGTTGGACAGGAATTCGGCGTCACCCGCGAGCGTATCCGTCAGATCGAAGCCAAGGCACTCGAGAAAATCCGTGAACATGACCACCTGAAAAAGCTCCGAGATTACTAA
- a CDS encoding NUDIX domain-containing protein — MPHIHTEPGQIDSIAEVFVVHRDRVLIRFHEKYHIWIAPGGHIELDEMPEETAVREVKEETGLDVALYTGNRLPAERGTGRLQPLTPPMFMNVHVVNANHRHLVFVYFATTETDQIVQPETHEKSDCRWMNRGEILAATDMEETIKSYALKALEILSV, encoded by the coding sequence ATGCCACATATCCATACCGAACCGGGCCAGATTGACTCCATCGCCGAGGTGTTTGTCGTTCATCGGGACCGAGTACTCATCCGATTCCATGAGAAATACCATATCTGGATCGCCCCGGGTGGACACATCGAACTCGATGAGATGCCGGAAGAGACGGCTGTCCGTGAGGTCAAAGAAGAAACGGGTCTCGACGTGGCACTCTATACCGGGAACCGACTGCCAGCAGAGCGTGGAACAGGCCGACTGCAACCGCTCACTCCACCGATGTTTATGAATGTCCATGTGGTGAATGCGAACCATCGCCATCTCGTGTTTGTCTACTTCGCGACGACCGAGACGGACCAGATCGTCCAACCTGAGACGCATGAGAAGTCTGATTGTCGTTGGATGAATCGGGGAGAAATCCTGGCGGCGACGGATATGGAGGAGACTATCAAGTCCTACGCTTTGAAGGCGCTTGAGATACTCTCGGTCTAG